One Drosophila willistoni isolate 14030-0811.24 chromosome 2R unlocalized genomic scaffold, UCI_dwil_1.1 Seg167, whole genome shotgun sequence DNA segment encodes these proteins:
- the LOC26529300 gene encoding limbic system-associated membrane protein isoform X1, with protein sequence MPAIYLPTFNNLANTLCYAIKVTLAIILMCQKCHLQRVEVPAEAIVDPKFSSPIVNMTAPVGRDAFLTCVVQDLGPYKVAWLRVDTQTILTIQNHVITKNQRIGIANSEHKTWTMRIRDIKESDKGWYMCQINTDPMKSQMGYLDVVVPPDILDYPTSTDMVVREGSNVTLKCAATGSPEPTITWRRESGVPIELANGEEVPNIEGTDLIIPNVKRQHMGAYLCIASNGVPPSVSKRITLIVHFPPMITVQNQLIGAVEGKDVTLECESEAYPKSINYWTRERGEIVPPGGKYAANVTEIGGYRNSMKLHINPLSQAEFGAYRCVAKNSLGDTDGTIKLYRIPPNAVNYVENFEARHKGKKRTKSEMYHPARAQEHSGEDMENPGKRKADLSLSAESIDSMYGGMGSAAGTQTKQNCLPLLMPLFLLLLTTLTRMMRKIQLTLLPQTLTHV encoded by the exons atgCCAGCGATATATTTGCCAACATTCAATAATCTGGCTAATACATTGTGTTATGCCATAAAAGTCACATTGGCTATCATATTAATGTGCCAGAAATGTCATCTACAGAGAGTCGAGGTGCCAGCGGAAGCAATAG TTGATCCCAAATTTAGTTCGCCAATTGTAAATATGACAGCCCCAGTGGGACGTGATGCTTTTCTCACATGTGTTGTCCAGGACTTGGGCCCGTATAAG GTGGCGTGGCTGCGTGTCGATACACAAACTATATTGACTATACAAAATCATGtaataactaaaaatcaacGCATTGGCATTGCCAATTCCGAGCACAAGACATGGACAATGCGTATACGAGATATCAAGGAGTCGGATAAAGGATG GTACATGTGCCAAATCAACACGGATCCAATGAAAAGTCAAATGGGCTACCTGGATGTTGTGG TACCGCCGGATATCCTAGATTATCCTACAAGCACGGACATGGTCGTTCGCGAGGGCAGTAACGTGACGCTCAAATGCGCTGCTACCGGTTCACCAGAGCCGACAATTACATGGCGTCGTGAAAGTGGAGTACCAATCGAGTTGGCCAACGGCGAAGAGG TTCCAAATATCGAAGGCACCGATTTGATAATACCAAATGTAAAGCGTCAACATATGGGCGCCTATCTATGTATTGCCTCGAATGGAGTCCCGCCATCAGTTAGCAAAAGGATAACACTAATTGTACACT TTCCACCTATGATAACTGTACAGAATCAATTAATTGGCGCTGTGGAGGGTAAAGATGTGACTTTGGAATGCGAATCAGAGGCCTATCCCAAGTCCATAAACTATTGGACCAGAGAACGTGGAGAGATTGTGCCGCCGG GCGGAAAGTATGCAGCAAATGTCACCGAAATAGGAGGCTATCGTAATTCAATGAAACTTCACATCAATCCATTATCTCAAGCGGAATTCGGGGCTTATCGTTGTGTGGCCAAGAATTCATTGGGCGATACAGATGGCACCATTAAACTGTATA GAATACCACCCAATGCAGTAAATTATGTGGAAAACTTTGAAGCCAGACATAAAG GAAAAAAGCGTACGAAAAGCGAAATGTATCATCCGGCCAGGGCGCAGGAGCACAGCGGCGAGGATATGGAGAATCCGGGCAAACGAAAAG CTGATTTGAGTCTCAGTGCGGAAAGTATTGACAGCATGTATGGTGGCATGGGGTCGGCAGCTGGGACCCAAACCAAACAGAATTGTCTGCCACTCCTCATGCCactgtttctgttgctgttgacaACATTGACGAGGATGATGCGAAAAATTCAGCTGACATTGTTGCCACAAACACTGACACATGTTTGA
- the LOC26529300 gene encoding limbic system-associated membrane protein isoform X3 — protein MPAIYLPTFNNLANTLCYAIKVTLAIILMCQKCHLQRVEVPAEAIVDPKFSSPIVNMTAPVGRDAFLTCVVQDLGPYKVAWLRVDTQTILTIQNHVITKNQRIGIANSEHKTWTMRIRDIKESDKGWYMCQINTDPMKSQMGYLDVVVPPDILDYPTSTDMVVREGSNVTLKCAATGSPEPTITWRRESGVPIELANGEEVPNIEGTDLIIPNVKRQHMGAYLCIASNGVPPSVSKRITLIVHFPPMITVQNQLIGAVEGKDVTLECESEAYPKSINYWTRERGEIVPPGGKYAANVTEIGGYRNSMKLHINPLSQAEFGAYRCVAKNSLGDTDGTIKLYRIPPNAVNYVENFEARHKGKKRTKSEMYHPARAQEHSGEDMENPGKRKGHLRRYAKAIKRIMGLRPRSLSRLFNRFSH, from the exons atgCCAGCGATATATTTGCCAACATTCAATAATCTGGCTAATACATTGTGTTATGCCATAAAAGTCACATTGGCTATCATATTAATGTGCCAGAAATGTCATCTACAGAGAGTCGAGGTGCCAGCGGAAGCAATAG TTGATCCCAAATTTAGTTCGCCAATTGTAAATATGACAGCCCCAGTGGGACGTGATGCTTTTCTCACATGTGTTGTCCAGGACTTGGGCCCGTATAAG GTGGCGTGGCTGCGTGTCGATACACAAACTATATTGACTATACAAAATCATGtaataactaaaaatcaacGCATTGGCATTGCCAATTCCGAGCACAAGACATGGACAATGCGTATACGAGATATCAAGGAGTCGGATAAAGGATG GTACATGTGCCAAATCAACACGGATCCAATGAAAAGTCAAATGGGCTACCTGGATGTTGTGG TACCGCCGGATATCCTAGATTATCCTACAAGCACGGACATGGTCGTTCGCGAGGGCAGTAACGTGACGCTCAAATGCGCTGCTACCGGTTCACCAGAGCCGACAATTACATGGCGTCGTGAAAGTGGAGTACCAATCGAGTTGGCCAACGGCGAAGAGG TTCCAAATATCGAAGGCACCGATTTGATAATACCAAATGTAAAGCGTCAACATATGGGCGCCTATCTATGTATTGCCTCGAATGGAGTCCCGCCATCAGTTAGCAAAAGGATAACACTAATTGTACACT TTCCACCTATGATAACTGTACAGAATCAATTAATTGGCGCTGTGGAGGGTAAAGATGTGACTTTGGAATGCGAATCAGAGGCCTATCCCAAGTCCATAAACTATTGGACCAGAGAACGTGGAGAGATTGTGCCGCCGG GCGGAAAGTATGCAGCAAATGTCACCGAAATAGGAGGCTATCGTAATTCAATGAAACTTCACATCAATCCATTATCTCAAGCGGAATTCGGGGCTTATCGTTGTGTGGCCAAGAATTCATTGGGCGATACAGATGGCACCATTAAACTGTATA GAATACCACCCAATGCAGTAAATTATGTGGAAAACTTTGAAGCCAGACATAAAG GAAAAAAGCGTACGAAAAGCGAAATGTATCATCCGGCCAGGGCGCAGGAGCACAGCGGCGAGGATATGGAGAATCCGGGCAAACGAAAAG GCCACTTGAGACGGTATGCAAAAGCCATAAAAAGAATCATGGGATTGCGTCCACGGAGTTTGTCCCGGTTGTTTAACAGATTTTCACACTAA
- the LOC26529300 gene encoding limbic system-associated membrane protein isoform X4 gives MKPFELLIVLNEKFIQSSGSEVAWLRVDTQTILTIQNHVITKNQRIGIANSEHKTWTMRIRDIKESDKGWYMCQINTDPMKSQMGYLDVVVPPDILDYPTSTDMVVREGSNVTLKCAATGSPEPTITWRRESGVPIELANGEEVPNIEGTDLIIPNVKRQHMGAYLCIASNGVPPSVSKRITLIVHFPPMITVQNQLIGAVEGKDVTLECESEAYPKSINYWTRERGEIVPPGGKYAANVTEIGGYRNSMKLHINPLSQAEFGAYRCVAKNSLGDTDGTIKLYRIPPNAVNYVENFEARHKGKKRTKSEMYHPARAQEHSGEDMENPGKRKADLSLSAESIDSMYGGMGSAAGTQTKQNCLPLLMPLFLLLLTTLTRMMRKIQLTLLPQTLTHV, from the exons ATGAAACCTTTTGAGCTTTTGATAGTTctaaatgaaaaattcatACAGTCCAGTGGATCAGAG GTGGCGTGGCTGCGTGTCGATACACAAACTATATTGACTATACAAAATCATGtaataactaaaaatcaacGCATTGGCATTGCCAATTCCGAGCACAAGACATGGACAATGCGTATACGAGATATCAAGGAGTCGGATAAAGGATG GTACATGTGCCAAATCAACACGGATCCAATGAAAAGTCAAATGGGCTACCTGGATGTTGTGG TACCGCCGGATATCCTAGATTATCCTACAAGCACGGACATGGTCGTTCGCGAGGGCAGTAACGTGACGCTCAAATGCGCTGCTACCGGTTCACCAGAGCCGACAATTACATGGCGTCGTGAAAGTGGAGTACCAATCGAGTTGGCCAACGGCGAAGAGG TTCCAAATATCGAAGGCACCGATTTGATAATACCAAATGTAAAGCGTCAACATATGGGCGCCTATCTATGTATTGCCTCGAATGGAGTCCCGCCATCAGTTAGCAAAAGGATAACACTAATTGTACACT TTCCACCTATGATAACTGTACAGAATCAATTAATTGGCGCTGTGGAGGGTAAAGATGTGACTTTGGAATGCGAATCAGAGGCCTATCCCAAGTCCATAAACTATTGGACCAGAGAACGTGGAGAGATTGTGCCGCCGG GCGGAAAGTATGCAGCAAATGTCACCGAAATAGGAGGCTATCGTAATTCAATGAAACTTCACATCAATCCATTATCTCAAGCGGAATTCGGGGCTTATCGTTGTGTGGCCAAGAATTCATTGGGCGATACAGATGGCACCATTAAACTGTATA GAATACCACCCAATGCAGTAAATTATGTGGAAAACTTTGAAGCCAGACATAAAG GAAAAAAGCGTACGAAAAGCGAAATGTATCATCCGGCCAGGGCGCAGGAGCACAGCGGCGAGGATATGGAGAATCCGGGCAAACGAAAAG CTGATTTGAGTCTCAGTGCGGAAAGTATTGACAGCATGTATGGTGGCATGGGGTCGGCAGCTGGGACCCAAACCAAACAGAATTGTCTGCCACTCCTCATGCCactgtttctgttgctgttgacaACATTGACGAGGATGATGCGAAAAATTCAGCTGACATTGTTGCCACAAACACTGACACATGTTTGA
- the LOC26529300 gene encoding limbic system-associated membrane protein isoform X2 → MPAIYLPTFNNLANTLCYAIKVTLAIILMCQKCHLQRVEVPAEAIVDPKFSSPIVNMTAPVGRDAFLTCVVQDLGPYKVAWLRVDTQTILTIQNHVITKNQRIGIANSEHKTWTMRIRDIKESDKGWYMCQINTDPMKSQMGYLDVVVPPDILDYPTSTDMVVREGSNVTLKCAATGSPEPTITWRRESGVPIELANGEEVPNIEGTDLIIPNVKRQHMGAYLCIASNGVPPSVSKRITLIVHFPPMITVQNQLIGAVEGKDVTLECESEAYPKSINYWTRERGEIVPPGGKYAANVTEIGGYRNSMKLHINPLSQAEFGAYRCVAKNSLGDTDGTIKLYRIPPNAVNYVENFEARHKADLSLSAESIDSMYGGMGSAAGTQTKQNCLPLLMPLFLLLLTTLTRMMRKIQLTLLPQTLTHV, encoded by the exons atgCCAGCGATATATTTGCCAACATTCAATAATCTGGCTAATACATTGTGTTATGCCATAAAAGTCACATTGGCTATCATATTAATGTGCCAGAAATGTCATCTACAGAGAGTCGAGGTGCCAGCGGAAGCAATAG TTGATCCCAAATTTAGTTCGCCAATTGTAAATATGACAGCCCCAGTGGGACGTGATGCTTTTCTCACATGTGTTGTCCAGGACTTGGGCCCGTATAAG GTGGCGTGGCTGCGTGTCGATACACAAACTATATTGACTATACAAAATCATGtaataactaaaaatcaacGCATTGGCATTGCCAATTCCGAGCACAAGACATGGACAATGCGTATACGAGATATCAAGGAGTCGGATAAAGGATG GTACATGTGCCAAATCAACACGGATCCAATGAAAAGTCAAATGGGCTACCTGGATGTTGTGG TACCGCCGGATATCCTAGATTATCCTACAAGCACGGACATGGTCGTTCGCGAGGGCAGTAACGTGACGCTCAAATGCGCTGCTACCGGTTCACCAGAGCCGACAATTACATGGCGTCGTGAAAGTGGAGTACCAATCGAGTTGGCCAACGGCGAAGAGG TTCCAAATATCGAAGGCACCGATTTGATAATACCAAATGTAAAGCGTCAACATATGGGCGCCTATCTATGTATTGCCTCGAATGGAGTCCCGCCATCAGTTAGCAAAAGGATAACACTAATTGTACACT TTCCACCTATGATAACTGTACAGAATCAATTAATTGGCGCTGTGGAGGGTAAAGATGTGACTTTGGAATGCGAATCAGAGGCCTATCCCAAGTCCATAAACTATTGGACCAGAGAACGTGGAGAGATTGTGCCGCCGG GCGGAAAGTATGCAGCAAATGTCACCGAAATAGGAGGCTATCGTAATTCAATGAAACTTCACATCAATCCATTATCTCAAGCGGAATTCGGGGCTTATCGTTGTGTGGCCAAGAATTCATTGGGCGATACAGATGGCACCATTAAACTGTATA GAATACCACCCAATGCAGTAAATTATGTGGAAAACTTTGAAGCCAGACATAAAG CTGATTTGAGTCTCAGTGCGGAAAGTATTGACAGCATGTATGGTGGCATGGGGTCGGCAGCTGGGACCCAAACCAAACAGAATTGTCTGCCACTCCTCATGCCactgtttctgttgctgttgacaACATTGACGAGGATGATGCGAAAAATTCAGCTGACATTGTTGCCACAAACACTGACACATGTTTGA
- the LOC26529300 gene encoding limbic system-associated membrane protein isoform X5 yields MPAIYLPTFNNLANTLCYAIKVTLAIILMCQKCHLQRVEVPAEAIVDPKFSSPIVNMTAPVGRDAFLTCVVQDLGPYKVAWLRVDTQTILTIQNHVITKNQRIGIANSEHKTWTMRIRDIKESDKGWYMCQINTDPMKSQMGYLDVVVPPDILDYPTSTDMVVREGSNVTLKCAATGSPEPTITWRRESGVPIELANGEEVPNIEGTDLIIPNVKRQHMGAYLCIASNGVPPSVSKRITLIVHFPPMITVQNQLIGAVEGKDVTLECESEAYPKSINYWTRERGEIVPPGGKYAANVTEIGGYRNSMKLHINPLSQAEFGAYRCVAKNSLGDTDGTIKLYRIPPNAVNYVENFEARHKGIKAARFEKEATDKRVRGKRQRKTHK; encoded by the exons atgCCAGCGATATATTTGCCAACATTCAATAATCTGGCTAATACATTGTGTTATGCCATAAAAGTCACATTGGCTATCATATTAATGTGCCAGAAATGTCATCTACAGAGAGTCGAGGTGCCAGCGGAAGCAATAG TTGATCCCAAATTTAGTTCGCCAATTGTAAATATGACAGCCCCAGTGGGACGTGATGCTTTTCTCACATGTGTTGTCCAGGACTTGGGCCCGTATAAG GTGGCGTGGCTGCGTGTCGATACACAAACTATATTGACTATACAAAATCATGtaataactaaaaatcaacGCATTGGCATTGCCAATTCCGAGCACAAGACATGGACAATGCGTATACGAGATATCAAGGAGTCGGATAAAGGATG GTACATGTGCCAAATCAACACGGATCCAATGAAAAGTCAAATGGGCTACCTGGATGTTGTGG TACCGCCGGATATCCTAGATTATCCTACAAGCACGGACATGGTCGTTCGCGAGGGCAGTAACGTGACGCTCAAATGCGCTGCTACCGGTTCACCAGAGCCGACAATTACATGGCGTCGTGAAAGTGGAGTACCAATCGAGTTGGCCAACGGCGAAGAGG TTCCAAATATCGAAGGCACCGATTTGATAATACCAAATGTAAAGCGTCAACATATGGGCGCCTATCTATGTATTGCCTCGAATGGAGTCCCGCCATCAGTTAGCAAAAGGATAACACTAATTGTACACT TTCCACCTATGATAACTGTACAGAATCAATTAATTGGCGCTGTGGAGGGTAAAGATGTGACTTTGGAATGCGAATCAGAGGCCTATCCCAAGTCCATAAACTATTGGACCAGAGAACGTGGAGAGATTGTGCCGCCGG GCGGAAAGTATGCAGCAAATGTCACCGAAATAGGAGGCTATCGTAATTCAATGAAACTTCACATCAATCCATTATCTCAAGCGGAATTCGGGGCTTATCGTTGTGTGGCCAAGAATTCATTGGGCGATACAGATGGCACCATTAAACTGTATA GAATACCACCCAATGCAGTAAATTATGTGGAAAACTTTGAAGCCAGACATAAAG GCATAAAAGCTGCAAGATTTGAAAAAGAAGCGACAGATAAAAGAGTCAGGGGGAAGAGACAGAGAAAAACGCATAAATAA